The proteins below are encoded in one region of Zootoca vivipara chromosome 10, rZooViv1.1, whole genome shotgun sequence:
- the LRTM2 gene encoding leucine-rich repeat and transmembrane domain-containing protein 2 → MLSLSGGYWWSNRLSLRWRKTSLLACWLSFCAAESLIACPSLCKCNNGTLEVDCSGLGLSSVPLDIPTNTRTFLFLNNQLSILPEQTFSNFSALQRLDLSNNFLDQLPENIFRDLVNLTELQLRNNSIRSLDKDLLQNTVLLRQLDLSINGLAQIPSGIFDDLPSLRWLSLRSNRLQNLDRVTFEPLVSLRQLQVGDNPWECDCNLRDFKYWMEWFSYRGGKIDQLACTLPKELRGKDMRMVPMEMFNYCSQLEDENSSTVLDNIGPPCSKGAPTAPKPKTTTPEAEEDPSVGCPQKQRYRPVSVRRAIGTVIIAGVVCGIVCIMMVVAAAYGCIYASLMAKYHRELKKRQPLMGDTEGEHEEQKQISSVA, encoded by the exons ATGCTGTCTCTGAGTGGAGGCTACTGGTGGAGCAACAGGCTTTCCCTGAGATGGAGAAAAACTAGCT TGCTTGCCTGTTGGCTTTCATTCTGTGCAGCAGAGTCCCTCATTGCTTGCCCCTCCCTTTGCAAATGCAACAACGGTACTCTGGAGGTGGACTGTAGTGGTTTGGGCCTTTCATCAGTTCCCTTGGACATTCCTACAAATACCAGGACCTTCCTTTTCCTCAACAACCAACTCAGCATTTTGCCAGAACAAACTTTTTCCAATTTCTCTGCCCTCCAGAGACTGGATCTTTCCAACAACTTCTTAGACCAACTTCCTGAGAACATTTTCAGAGACCTAGTAAACCTCACTGAACTACAGCTGAGGAACAACAGCATCAGGAGCCTGGATAAAGATCTTCTGCAGAACACTGTTCTTTTGCGTCAGCTGGACCTCTCCATCAATGGGCTTGCTCAAATCCCCTCAGGCATCTTTGATGACCTGCCCTCTCTCCGTTGGCTTTCCCTCAGGTCAAATCGCCTGCAGAATTTGGACAGGGTGACCTTTGAGCCTTTAGTTAGCCTGCGGCAGTTGCAAGTGGGGGACAACCCCTGGGAATGTGACTGCAACCTGAGAGATTTCAAATACTGGATGGAATGGTTCTCTTACAGAG GAGGAAAGATAGACCAACTGGCATGTACCCTGCCTAAGGAGCTACGGGGGAAAGATATGCGCATGGTGCCCATGGAGATGTTTAACTACTGTTCCCAGCTGGAGGATGAGAACAGCTCTACTGTACTGGACAATATTGGTCCTCCTTGCAGTAAGGGAGCCCCAACTGCTCCCAAGCCTAAAACAACAACTCCTGAAGCAGAAGAGGATCCCAGTGTGGGTTGCCCCCAGAAACAAAGATACCGGCCTGTCAGTGTACGCCGAGCCATTGGCACAGTCATCATAGCTGGGGTGGTTTGTGGCATCGTGTGTATTATGATGGTAGTGGCAGCAGCATATGGCTGTATCTATGCATCTCTCATGGCTAAGTACCACCGGGAGCTGAAGAAGAGGCAGCCATTAATGGGTGACACAGAAGGCGAACATGAGGAACAAAAGCAGATTTCCTCTGTGGCATGA